From Erigeron canadensis isolate Cc75 chromosome 5, C_canadensis_v1, whole genome shotgun sequence:
atctcaagatcagtgggagtaaatttacaatccttgttttgcatgTGAATGAATTTATGcttgcaagtaacaacttggatatgttgcatgagtcgaagcgtttacttttcgcagaatgtcgacataaaaGAACTCGGTGATTCCTTTAATGTCACAGGTATCAAAATACATCGGGATAGGCGTAATGatgttctagttctttctcaaaagacttatattgaacacatcttagaACGCAATAACTtgcaacactacacacccactatagatctattagtaaaaggaGACGCATGTGATTGTTTCCGAAGTCTGAACATTGAGATTAATAAgtagcaaatgaggatgataccttactcgtAAGTAGTTAAGAGCATTACATACGCTCTGGTctgtactcgtccagatatcgctCATATTGCCGATATGCTTGGGAGTTAAGTTTATAATCCCGGATCAACATATTGGATAACAGTtaaaaggttctacgatatctgctaaggaccaaagactacacatTTACTTATAGAAGAAGAGGTGACATCTTAGAAGTAGTGGGATGTTctaattccaataagaaatctatttcttgatatatatatatatttatgattagctgACAAACTTAtcttttgacggagtcataagtagaaactgactgtaacgtctaccatgatgtctgaacgttcataatttcatgtcataAGATGTTGTTAACGAACCTAGTCAGTGGACTCGAAAATCGTCAACTTTATTTATAGACCATTGAAGCTTCACTGTGAttaactcagctaccgtaacttgcttgaacagtaacagttcaactggcgctgagatgtatctcgatacaaagtatctgttgtATATGAACGGATtaaggaaaatgttctttgtattgagtacataagtacacataatatgctaatggatccaatgaccgtaggtcttcctcctaaaatcttcataggacacgtgtcgaagatggGGCTAATTAAAGGACCTATTAtaatagcatgttgtacttattggtcactattatcttaataaaaattttCCTCTATATTCAGATTTTatttgtctattagttacactttgAGCTCATAATGGTGTATAGAcattattataacaaaatttgtcttagtcaattaatcattgcttattagttttaaatttgagtcatagtttgactagtgggggtcctgagttgatactcttctctacgactgtacttattgactatgatttcagtttaaaacaaaatgagtgtTATCCCAGCCGGACTtattgaatactcatagataaatgatcgcttggttaagtgggagaatgttggaaccacgttaaatgtgaccatcactgatcgtttatcattcatgatatgataattgacgataattaaaatccctatgtctagtaactatatgatgggcgtatttactctaaaagacatattatagggtttcccattagatgattggaactacagggacttatattgcacatactaaacaccaaGGGACTAATGTTGTAAATgttctctctataaatagagagacATGTACAAGAATACTAACCCTAATGTTTCACCTATATTGTGTGTGCATTCTCTCTCTTGAATTCTAATCCCCATCTTAATACAATCTTctcgttttgggaacccgacatCAATGACAAACATTATTGCTCTTACAAGGTCCACTGGATCaggtattattatcatattttcattatatttacaatACGAATCATAATTATTCCAACATTTTTTACCCTCTGTTGTAAAAGAAGATTCTTCCcttattgatttattattgCGTTATGGTTATGAAGAGGAAGAATATGAGGAGGAAGAATTGGATCAATACTGCGTAGTTATTGATGTATGTGGATGGTTATTGTTTGTTGTACTTTTAtactttgatttgatacatGTTGTTCTTTAGTATGGGTGCTTGTATATTGTAAAGTTGTAGAAGCTTTTTTAGAACTACAAAAGTTttaacaagaaaagaaaagaaaatagtttTAGACCTGATTTGCCAGAGACCCAACTTAAACCAAGGTGCCTATTGACCGGATCAGATGATTTAATGTAAACTGCATTTTAGAGACCTTGACAATGACCAGTCCACAAGGAATTGTCAATATCTAACTTATATCAGTTCACTAACCATAGTCATGCTGAATCATTAATTCGTGAGGATAATTACAAGTCTAGTTCAAGAACGATGAGCTCAGTTCATTCTTGGTTCTCGATAGGTGTAAGTTGCACGTAGAGTTTTCACCCAACTTGACATGGTCTTAAAATTAATACAATCATGAATACACCATTGACGGCtgtttttaattaatcaaaaacataaattatgACAGGTATTTATAAATGAATCATGATAAAGCTGATGcatgaaaattcaaaaaacacaaacttaTACATTGATGCATGAAAATTTTCATGATTCACAATaacttttgttaaaagaaaatgattgttttatttgtttaactttaatatttattttatttgaaccagaacctaaatatataaatatgtaatatatcAATCTTCAATCAAATAAAACATCTCTCATGACAAAAATCATGAATCCATGTATGCGAAACTCTTACTGTTGAAACTTGTACTTGCAATTACCATAGCCtggagaagaaaagaaaacccAACATGATTATACATCGAATAATCAAAATGAAACCATATATAGAGGGTGTTTGAGATTACCTTTTATgaattgattatttgattattacgtttgtaaaacataaataatcttaaaagtgtttgtatgaaaaattgATTATCTgttatgaaaacgcagttttagaGAAGCATGTACATACATGCTATTTCAAAAGACATCTTTTGAAAACAcatataatctattttgaatacgtaaaatttgttttgtaaacgcaataccaaacaccccataAACAATAAAGTAATCAAGACTTTAGCATACTTGGGTCTGTGACAGCAACAATTGCAGAGCCTGAGAAGTCACAATTGAAAAAGTTTCGTTTGTTTTGCTGGTAGTAAAGATTCATAACAACTGAAGCTCTGCTGATCAATGTATTTGGTTCATAACAAGCCCCTCCTGGTGCAATCATACGACAGTCGCCCAACCTAGTACACACGTAGTCAATATTTTTCTGCAAGTCTTGACTTGAAGTAGATGGCCTCGCTACACACCAAGTtgcctatatgtatatatattcatatttattcgTCAAAAGACATATATTATACTAAAAGGCTTTGTTTGTAGTCTTGTAACAAGTTCATGGATTAATTCTTACACTGTTTTAATTTATGGATTGTAatgtgtaattatatatatactactagtAATAGTAATATGCAAATTATATACGTGCATGACTAGTCCTTATACCTGGCATGAGTAGTCTCCTTTTGTGATTTTCATCATGCCACCTAAAACATTCAAAAAACATAATGTTTAATTCCACAGATTTTAATGTAAATATCACAATGTATGTTGTGTTTTAAAGAGATAATGCAAGTTATGGTTAGTCAAAAAGTGCtcggtttttgttttttttttttttaaaaaacggCTGCTCGTTTTCGTGGTGGTACAGTAATCAAAATCCGATCAGTTCTATCCAAACACTCGATGAAAATTGATTAAATGCATTTTGTGAATGCAATCTCCAATCAAACAATTGTTTTcgtgatgaattgatgatggTTTTGAAACTTAATTAGTAATGTATTATATATCAAACTTCGTTAGTGAACTTTAATGTGcgaaacaataataataataataataataataataataataataataataataataataataataataataataataataaaagaaatcagtttgattaaattaaacacAATTATTGACTAGAGTTGAAGAAATATATGATGGGGAATgaaagtgatacctgatatgatgatgaagaagaaaagagtgaATAACATGGAGGGTGCCATGGTGGTTACAAATGAGTATGTGTTGTATTGGCTTTATATTTATAGAATCAAATTCATGACTAGTAGAAATATCTaaatagtataatatataaaaaatttaagccTCTCAGTTACATTAGATTTTTACGATATCCAGTTTACATCcttaattttttatcttttataatatattaataactcattcacattaattatttacatcATTCGAAATCGCTATCAGTATCATTATTAGTCGTCACCAACACTATTAATCACCGTCATCACTACACCGTCAACTCCATTTTATGTGAGTACTCTTTAATACTTATGTATGAGGAATTTAATTGGTGTGTAGAATTACAAGAATTTAATCACGTCAACCTTTGGGTTGCATTGCATCTATATTGcgaaattaaaacatttttttgttagtatttttatttatttattttttacattttaaaagcAATCGATACAACACAATGACATTATTCAACTTGGCCGTATACGAAGCTcgaattacatatatatgctgAGATATTTTAACTCTGGTGATAGAAAGGTTTaagaaattatattatatcaatCCAAAGCTAATTGCAATAACCTTACCCTTCACATTAGCTTTCACTTTAAACCTCCAATGGTTGCACTTTGACCATAGCGCGCTTTAACCTTGACCATTATCCATTGGGGATGGTCTTATATATCCCAAGCTCATCATTAATGATAATAGTTTCAGTAGCAACATATTTTGACACTGATATAAGATAAACATGTGTAtaatataagataaaataacacataaaaatgtaaattaatacaaTCACGATCGATATGAACGTATTATATATGTGAACAATCTCTCCTGCTATGACGTACATAGCATCTAGCTGAACTATTAAATTTAATCTTAATTGCAATTAGATCGATTCTgtgtttttctttaattaacattcatttaattaattctATCTTTTCTAGTATATATTGGTTTTAAAATATTCACTTAATCACAACATTTAACTTTGTCATGTATTccacataaataaaacaataacaaatacctaatgatttgaaacttaatgtattgtatatttgtataaatGAAACTTTAgcaacatatgtatatatggatatgagtatatattaatatcatAGTCTGTCCACTAAAATGACATACCTCTGTGATTTTTTCTGAATTTTTATATCACATCCTGCTTGAGTACTCGGAGAACCGAATgttaataatatatactattattctaaattattataaaaataacaaagtttTAAGACACGttagttatttaattatacaTGATTTTTCATTGAAAGACAAGATTTATTCtgttattacataaaaaatGTACTTATTTTAAAACGTCATATTATTCAACTCCTATTCCTAAATTATACCAATATTTAATATGGAACTCAATGTtttcaaaaaagttaatattaaCCCACTCACAGAAATGTGACAATGGAGACATGAACCCAAGTGTCCGGATCCTTCGAAGCCTTTGTTTGTTATATAGTCGACGGAAAAGTAAAAacgttttgttatttgtttctcTTGTATTTGGTGTCGACAGCAAAAGTGAACGAGAAAAAATCAACAGGTGGCAAAAGAAGGTCCTGGTCTTTTCTTCTCTTGTGTCGACGGCAAAAGGAAAACAACAATAAAAGGTGGCCTCCTATTTTTTTCTACTTCTATTTTTATTACATAATATTTGTTTCATGAAATCCAATAACAAGAAATATGCAATCTCTTCAGAATCACGGTCACAATGATtccctaaaaaaaatatttcatttttccatacttttaaattactgtaaacaaattaaaatatttattacgCTATTatgtgtgtagaaatatatagaactaatgtatgtaaaaatttcttcacactaaaaagtgtataGAACTAACTTTTCATTTGTCAAACACTCTTAactagtgtgaacaaattaaaaatttcttcacactaaaaagtgtataGAACTaacttttcataattatttttataacacCACATTTGATCACGCTAACTTTTTAGTTAATGTGGACaaatggggtgttacaaaataattatgaaagtttacACTATAAAGTGTGAACTTTCagttttacacactttttagtttggagaaatttctacacatttttaattttatatatttttacacatataaaagCGTAACAGAATTTTTAATCtgttcacgctaactaaaagtttaaacaaatacaatattatttgtGGTGTATTACACCTAGGAATATTTTCCTAGTGGTGAAACCAAATTTGCCTGgttatttttacttattaacTTTATATCATAAATTAAATTCTATACTTTATTTTCGTTTTATTGCTTTTTCATATACCAAACTCTaatcatttataatatattagagTTTTCAATGCATAAGacatacaatgttttaaaatcatatttttgataaatttaataTACAAGTATTTTAACCCGGGCGTTACCccggaaaaaaacaaaactctcatgacaaaaattaaaaacattaagccgGAAgatacaaaagttaaaaaacattaagccgaaaaataaaattttcgtggcaaaagttaagaaTAAAAATTGTGGTCAaatgtaaagaaaatgaaactttggtaacAAAATTTGGAAACCAAAAGTTAAGTGGTAAAAAGCAAATGAAAAAACTTTCGGAGCGAGAAAAAATTTATGTGACGcaagttaaaaagtaaaagttatgtggtaaaaaaaataaacttttgatgAGAAAGcttaaaactaaaagttatgtggcaaaaattAACTAAAGCAAAACTTTAGTGGcaaagttaaaaaacttaaacttgaaaacaaactCCGTTAAATACTTTTTTGTAAGTACCGTTAGTTAACCAAACAATACTTAATGGTCGTTAAAAGCGTTAGTTATTTTATTTGTGCAATAAGTAATTGTAACATAAGCATGTAGGggtgtacttttagctacagtactTCCCCCTCACATGCCAAAGTtacattttagtatatatatataatatatataattcttgcaacttaattttaaaataaaaaaaaatgaactgatatttaaagtattaattaagGTCATATACATATTGACCGAATCTTATTAAAAATGCTTTATTATGACCATATAATAAGGATTTCAATTATACGACCAAAGTGAAATTGCTTTTCGTTCAATAATAATTCAACGGGACTTGACTAATTCACTTTAAACCAACTTTTTAATAACTCAAGATTTAAAAGGACATTATCAATCGAAAGTATACTCTTACACTTTTTAATGAATAGCTTGAAcgttaaaaacaaaattacgaTTTGAAAGATAGGATCCTTTCAAAACTCGGTTGGCTAGAGCCATATGTGCATTGCATGAGTTCAGTGCGGAAACTGAGGTGTGATGTGCAACACATGCAATCCATGTGGCGCACAGACAAACTTCATAAATATACTGACGTGTGATGTGCGGCGCATGCAATCCATGCGGCGGACAAATTCAATTCGAAAGTATGCATGCTTAAGAGTGTATATGCGGCGCATGAAGTCCATGCGGTGCATTCTGggttgttcttcatcaaaaacggGTTTTAACACTAAAATTGACTATCCAAacgtttttttatatgtatggccttggatatatatatatatatatgtgtgtgtgtgaaaaagtgAGTGTGAGTGTCATACACCCAATTTCgttgaaaaacccctcacatacaagtttttaaatactttttgtataattaataaatgattggTCTCCTATGATatttatggaataaaaaataaaaatgtgagGGTTTTTTATACCCAAGTTGGGTGTGATATAACCACATCTTCACTTCTCctattacgagcatggtacccgcgcaatttGGCgatggtggtggggaagacggtttagtggtgtcggtgatggtatgGTCGCGATATCAAGTGGTGTATGTTGATGTAATTcagtaattgtgatagtgaaagtTTTTTAGAAGAAAAGAGTTTAAAGtgttgatttttaaaataaaggtttagagtgtaagttaattcattaagggaaatttggtattttataaaaactctttccatagtggtgtttattaagggtaattttgtaatttcgtatgtaactattgtgtaactatttctaaaaattgggggtatgataatttttataaaggagtatagatatatcataTGTGTAACACCCACAGTTTagatttgttaacatttttgtgGTTTGGATGCAAATGCGACTAACTTTCTTAGCGTGAATCAATAATCAAAAATCGTTGTGAACACTTGTTTAAGGAAACTAGTTGTGTTGCTTAATGTGGAGCAAAAATATGGTGTTGGAATATAAGCAATCGAGTTAATAGAAATATAGAATTTTAAAATGGTCTAACTAATGAAATGTTcaaggataataataataataatagtaataataatgaagttattaaaaattttgggAACACTCAAAATGTCCAtgtattttgtaacacctcgagctaggctcgaaatatcaccgaaaagatatagcctatgcatgggattatcgtagaacatgaactatatgaaagaaaggggattcggtgaatccaacataatatgtcaaatattcatacaaaatgcacaaggagcaaatgaccatcaaagtttacaaaataatcgacaagagatggctatcgatcctaagcataatgCAAAAAGTGGGTatatgaatccttgatccacgTAAGTCCAAACCGGAGACAAAAGCTAGCAAATATCATGCATTTCATCCTTGATTCacttggttacctgaaaagtgtactaaacaagtcaacacgaggttggttgAGTTCGTAGTGATGGTTCACGAAGAACCATTGTCAGTAACCACAACATCAATCATATCGATATCAATAATAGAGAGTAAATACATGAAATCATGAATACAAGTGGAAGCCATAATAATTTACTCATAGTATGCATATGACGAGCATCATATCTATGATAAGTAAGGTATTAATAATACTCAAAACCACAAGTAGTGTTGCCTGCATGTGTCCCGCATAAAGAGTTAACTCGCGTGTGTCCCACATAAATGAGTTAACTTGCATGTGTCCCGCATAAAGAGTAAACTTGCGTGTGTCCCGCATAACACAAACATAACCATACGTTCAACCATTTCCTCCACATATCCATCAATCGTCAAATCACCAATACAACCGAcacaatacatacatacacttaggAGGATTATACTTTCGATGGGTTcttgatgtttgtatacagggtcacccgcagccttcctaCCACATCTCAAACCCTATGAAGGCATaatcgacttccatgtatgtacatctatccTAAGCATAACAATTCTCAatacaaacatgcacataaTCAACCAACGTGTCATTCAAACCATCAATCAATcaacaaatcaatcaatcaacaaGTAAACACATAATGTACACtttccagcccgaatctcaattgagtagggaactatggaactcaccttgatttccAAGAAAAAAGTTAATATCAAGCTATGAATGTCCAACATTCGCCAAATGTCTACAACCTAtcaatatatgcattataatACAAATTAAGAGTCTCACTTTGTTGTAGCCATGACTTCTAACCATTAACGACTCAAGAGACTCGAACAAGAAACCAATGGATGATCAACAAACTCAAACAATTACTTTGCTCGACTCATTCGTAGactactttcatatttgtagacTATTTTTAGTTTGTGTAGACTACTTTCAGTTTTGTGTAGACTACCCTCAGTTTGTAGACTACTTCCAGTTTTTCCTTGCTTACATCCAGTTTTGCGACCCCACTTTTGGCACACAAGACGAACAATTGAGACAAAACTTAATTCTTAACAAATGTAGAGGGCTCAATGACCTTTTCAGAAACGTAAGGTTTGAGTCTTGAAGATCTTTAACGAACGAGTTACGGTTTATTCAAAACAGGCCTACACACTTTTGACTAGCTGAAACCTTGTAACCAAACACACCTCAAATTCGACCCAAATTTATTTTGACCTCAAATTCGACTAGGAGCTTCTTTCCAAAtcatttttaaacataaatgaacATAACCCACACCACAATTTCGTTCTATAGCACCAATTTCGTGTTCAATTAGTCCTTGAcccgttttgacttttgacaaaACCCTAATTGACCCATAATCGAATCTTGGAAAGATTGGACTCGTTTTTGCAGCTTGTATGAACATATTTAGACACAACCCACTTCAAAACTTGATTCAAAACATCCATTTATAGCTTAGATTCGAAATTGACCTAATTTACCCACTTTGCAACCCTAGTTTTTGACCCACTTCGTTTTTGACTTGCGAAATTGACTCAAGAATACTTGGATTTGACTAGAAACatgataataaacataaaatgatggaTTTGAGTGAAATGTAACTTACCAAAAATCACCACAAGCTCCAACTCAAAAATATGACCCAATTGGAGAATTCTTGCACCTTGACTTCCAAATTTTTGTTATGTTGTAaataagatgatgatgatgattattctTGCTTTAATTTAGACTcaaaatcattaaatgatgagtgaatttagagagagagagagagggagagtgTAAGATGGTGTTCTTGCACtaaattagagagagaaaaaaagggaTGGAGAATGACTGGTGGATGGGGGATTGGGTGGAAGGATTAGAAGGATAGGGTTGGGTATGGATTTGGGTCTTGGGTCATGGATCACATCCATGGGTTGACCAATCACACTAACTAGTTAAATTAAGCATTCGTTATGCATCGAGTCACGAAATAAGTTGGTCCATCAACCCATTTAAGATGTCATCTAGTCAATTAATCACAAAATGAGCccaataatataattaaatacaaaggtTAGTCAAATTGCACATAAAGTTAAACGAGTCAAAATAACGGATGTTACATATTTCCCCCTTCTCTATATAAACCCTTAAAACACTCGATCAAACAAGGGAAACCCCAAAAACACACAACACACAAATCACAAAATATTAACATCACTATATTCATCATCCATTCCCTATTCTTAAGTCAAAGTACAaaacttttgtattttgttttcttataaaatttGTGATTCTAACTAAATCTAGAAAGTTTCTATTGTCAAGTTTCTAACTTTTTATTACTAAGAGTTGTAAAGACATCTATTGTATCTAGATCTAAAGTTGTTTGTGTTTTGCAAATAAAGTGTCCATCTTTTTGATGATTTAGTAACTTTTCTTAAACTTTCTTACCAAATGGGTCACATACTTATAATCCGTGTTAGAGTTCGGAtgtttaatattgtttttctatAATGATTAGGAACGTAGAAGTACAATCAGATTTCTGAAACTAAGAATGATTTTAAGGAAAAATGTGTTGAGAGTTCTTAGGAAAAACACACAAATCTGGCTGGTCAAGAACACTCAAATCTGGAAAACACACAAATGGCTAGGAACACTCATATGGCCAAAAACACTCAAATGCTCAgaaacactcaaatggtcaaaCACGCAAAGTTAGTGAACGTTAGTCAAACCTTATGAACTTGGTGACTCGTTGATACTTGTGGATACGTTGTTTGACGTTATTATGTGTTTAGCTATCAGGCGAAcatcaggtgagtttcgtacgTAGTCCTCTTTTCACATGTTTTCGTggggctgaaaggatacaaacTGTTTTTCTAATAAAGCGTAGTTATTGGAAACtatgatattatgattttgGAGAAACTTATTTTGGATACACTTACGATGATTATATTGGGTTCATATTTAGTAACATATTTTGGATACATATTTGACAACCTATTTTGGGTTACTTgtgcctttgtgtctatcattATTTATGGCTATTAAACTGTACTGTTTGTTGTGCACTGTGATATTTGATACATATGGATGTAAGGGTAAGTTGTTTAACCGTAAGGCCACATATCATTAATAAAGGCAGGTTGTTTAACCGTAAGGCTACAACTTGATACTTGATCTTTTTGATAGAGTTGGAGATACtagatacttgattcttgatACTTgttacttatggtggagttggaggcaccatatatttgatacttgatacttgcaccttagGCCTAGTATACTGTAAGTGCTAGTAGCATAGAGATACTTGACGGACTTGCTATCATAAATAAGTCGATAGCCATATCttgtgtggatcttgatgatattcgACCTGGTACAAAACTTGATACTTAATACTTGTTTACAaaccctacgaactcaccaaccattgtgttgacgctttttaATATCCTTTCAGGTGTGCAAGTTAAGAATGTTATAAGTGGCTAAGGAGGATATCATTGTGGTCTTTAGCAGACTCAAACTTGGATTTGGAGCTGCATATCgtatgtgattattattgttgctttatgtttagactttagaataTGACATTATGCCTAACTGATTCTTCCCCTGCGTGGAAGTTTATCTATGTTGTTTTTAAATATCGATTTTATGTTGAATATGTGTGCTTGAATATAATGAAATATGGGTTGATTTAAGTATTCATGTAGTTACTCTACGTAACAATCATGACACGTGTAATATGCGTCCGAATTTTTcaccttagtcggggtgtgacaatatgtatgtatgtatgtatgtatagtaaAAGGCAAAAGAGAAGCAAACTTTAGAtctaattttcttatttattgttatttacatTACAGCCCTTGTGGTTTGACAATATAcaaaatttgatttatttatgataatattaCATTTTAGcccttgtatttatttttaaaaaatttattattgattatattgttatttatatgtatatgttttgattttatacagtcttttattttatttattaaaaacaaataaaataaaataatgaggTGGAGATTTTGGAAAGTTTAGGAAAAATAGAGGTGGGTGGTTTTTATTGAATAGTGATGATGCGAAAATTTGGTCAAGTTTAAAAAATTGGTGATCACTCCCTCCCCTTTTAAGGAATCTCCAATAGTGGATTAAAGAAAAGCTTCTTTGGAAGAAAAAGTCTTTTTAAAAGTTGATGTTATTGAAGTGAATAACTTTGATGAATAGGTTGACAATGTTCaactttttgataaaaaaaatttctttgcttagttataaaaaaaacttaaaaataacttttcattGGAAGAGatgattttttaataatgataaatgtaccatttatttttattaatttaccaCAAGATACAAGTTTTTCAACATACAGCACAAGTTACTGTTGCTTCTGTGTGG
This genomic window contains:
- the LOC122598990 gene encoding major pollen allergen Ole e 10-like, which produces MMKITKGDYSCQATWCVARPSTSSQDLQKNIDYVCTRLGDCRMIAPGGACYEPNTLISRASVVMNLYYQQNKRNFFNCDFSGSAIVAVTDPSYGNCKYKFQQ